The DNA sequence TGGCACCCGGAATCGAACCGGGGATAGAGGCTTTGCAGGCCTCGGCCTTACCGCTTGGCGATGCCACCAAAACAAACCATGAGAACCTTTAGTTTAAGCGAAACAAGATTTTATGATAAGCGAGAAGTACATTCTCTTCTAAGAGAAGAGAGAGAAAAATTTCTTAGCTTTTAAAGAGCAAGATTGTTTTTAATCTCCTTAAGAAAGAGGTTTGCTAATAATCCGATAAGGTTGTTTGCATTCTTCTCTTCATATTAAATATAGTTTTTTTTTAGTGTGGAGACAAGCTTTCCCTATGGGTTCAGAGTTTTAAAATAGTAGATTTTAGGCAAAATATATGCGAACTGTATTGCTGGAAGATTGGGTATCCCTGATGCTATCAGACGTTTCTTGCCCAAAGTCTAACAAGAAAATCTCAGGATTCGCTATAGATAGTAGGCAAGTACAACCCGGCGATCTATTTTTCGCTCTGCCCGGCATTAGAACAGATGGTCATCAGTTTTTAAAACATGCGGCACAATCAGGAGCTGTTGCAGCTGTTGTATCTTCTGAATATCAAGGAGATAGCTTTGGTTTACTACTAATCCGTGTTCAGGATCCTAAATGTGCTTTGCAAGAAGCAGGAAATAGCCAGTATAATTTATTCAGAGGTAACCTTATTGGGATCACAGGGTCAATAGGGAAAACAACAACAAAAGAATTCTCGAAGACACTCTTAAGCTCTATTTATAAAATTCATGCAAGTCCTAAAAGCTATAACTCCCAACTGACTGTACCTTTAAGCTTATTAATGGCAGAGGGGGATGAAGATTTTATTATTTTAGAAATGGGAGTTTCTGAGCCCGGGAATATGCGAGATCTTCTGAACATTGTTCAACCAGAAATTGCTGTCATTACACAGATAAATGACCAGCATGCTGTCAACTTCCCTGAAGGCATCCAAGGAATTATAAGAGAAAAAAGTCTCATTTTAGAAAAAAGTAAAGTGCAACTATTGCCTAAAGATTCTTTATGTTTTTCGGATCTATGGCATCGTTCTTTTCGTGCTGAGAAATTTTCTTTTTCTTTTAATGATCCTCTAGCAGATTTTTACTATAAAGCTATGAGCAGGGAATCAGTAGTGATTCACACTCCTAATGAAGATTATCATCTCCCGATAGCGTTCTCTTATAAACCTGCGTATAGTAACTTGTTAATAGCTGTAGCTCTTTCTTGGATTTTAGATATTCCAGAAGAGAGTATTATAGGCTCTCTCTCTACATTAAAGTTACCTCCAATGCGCTTTGAACATAGCATAAGAAATGGAATACAAGTAATCAATGATGCGTATAATGCTTGCCCAGAAGCTATGATGGCAGCTCTTGATTCTTTGCCTTTGCCAAGTGATGGAGGAAAGACTATCTTGATTTTAGGTCATATGGCTGAATTAGGTATATATTCAGAAGCAGGGCATGCTTTAATAGCTGAAAAAGCAGCCTCTCTAGGACATATGATATTTTTTATTGGGGAGAAGTGGATTCCAGTGCAACACCTTTTAAAGAACTATTCTTGTGAAGTAAATTTTTTTTCCAGCGCTCAAGATATCAAGGATCTTTTGAAGGCAGTTGTCCGACACGGAGATGTAATTCTATTAAAGGGTTCTCGCTCGCTCGCTTTGGAATCTTTATTAGCTTGTTTTTAATTCTTTACGCGTAGCTATGATTTCCCTAATTCCTATTTTCTTAAAACAATCTTTGTTTTTTTCTTTAGCCCTAACAGTAATGACAGCTCTTCTATTCACTCTGGCTCTGGGAATGCCTATAATCAAATGGCTGCAAAAAAAAGAATATCGTGATTATGTAAACAAAGAACATTGTGAAAAACTTGAAATTCTTCACAAAGATAAAGCTAAAGTTCCTACTGGAGGAGGGATATTGCTTTTTATTTCATTGTTTTTCTCTATACTCCTTTGGTTGCCCTGGGGGAAGGTTTCGACGTGGTTTTTTATTATACTTATGACTTGCTATGCAGCTTTGGGCTGGTATGATGATAGAATAAAAATAAAAAGAAAAAAAGGACACGGGCTAAAAGCTAAGTATAAATTTATAGTTCAAATTTTTATAGCGTCTCTTACCTTGATTTGCCTTCCTTATATCTATGGAAGTACTGAGCCTCTATTTGCTCTCAAGATTCCTTTTATCCCGGGTCTAATTTCTATGCCTTTTTGGATTGGGAAATTCTTTTGTTTAGGACTTGCCCTTATTGCAATTATAGGAACGAATAATGCAGTAAATCTTACTGATGGTCTTGATGGTCTTGCTGCTGGAACAATGTCTTTAGCTGCTCTCGGATTTATTTTCGTTGCTCTGCAAAGTATTACAATGCCTATAGCTCAAGATATCGCCTATGTTTTAGCTGCGCTTTTGGGAAGTTGTATAGGATTCTTATGGTATAACGGCTTCCCAGCCCAACTCTTTATGGGAGATACGGGATCTTTACTTTTAGGAGGACTGTTAGGTAGTTGTGCTGTTATTCTGCGTGCAGAATGTATTTTAGTTATCATTGGAGGAGTCTTTGTTGCTGAGGCAGGATCTGTAATTTTGCAAGTTGCTAGCTCTAGATTAAGGAAAAAACGTATCTTCTTGTGTTCTCCGCTACATCACCATTATGAATATCAGGGAATAGCAGAGACTAAAATAGTTATGCGTTTCTGGATTTGCAGTTTTATTTGCACAGGTTTAGGCATAGCCGCAGTATTATGGAAGTAGATATGTATCAACGCATTCTTGTCTTGGGAACTGGGATCACCGGAAAATCTGTATCGAAATTTTTATATAAGCAAGGACATTATGTTTTAGGTGCAGACAATTCTTTAGAATCTTTGACGTCAACAGAGGGTTTGCATGAAAGACTGTTTATAGAAACAGATGATTTTCCTGGAGACATCGACCTTGTAGTACGCTCTCCAGGAATTAAACCATATCATCCTTGGGTAGAACAAGCGCTACGTTTTAATATCCCTGTAGTTACCGATATCCAGGTTGCTTTGAAAACTCCAGAATTTCAACAATACCCCTCTCTAGGAATCACAGGATCTAACGGGAAAACAACAACAACATTGTTTCTTGTTCATCTTTTAAATACTTTAGGAATCCCTGCTTTAGCTATGGGAAATATAGGCTTGCCTATATTGAACCAGATGATACACCCAGGGATCCGTGTTGTAGAAATTAGCTCTTTTCAACTAGCAACTCAAGATGAAGACATCCCTACATTGTCTGGAGCTGTATTATTGAATTTTTCTCCTAATCACCTTGACTATCATGGCAATTTAGATACTTATTTAGATGCTAAACTTCGTATAAAAAAATGTCTAAAACAAGCGCGAGCGTTCTGGTTGGGAATGGAATGTTCCTCTGGGAATCTTTATCAAAGCTACTCTGAGGAAATTCAGAATATTTTAGACAAAGGGGATGCATTAAAACCAATATACTTGCATGATAGGGATAACTATTGCGCAGCCTATGCTTTAGCTAATGAAGTGAGTTGTATTCCTTCGAAAGACTTTCTAAAGGCAGTTCAGACCTTTAAAAAACCTGCCCACAGACTAGAGTATCTCGGGGAAAAACATTGTGTGCACTACATTAACGATAGTAAAGCCACAACTGTGAATGCAGTAGAAAAGGCTCTTATGGCTATAGGAAAAAATATTATTGTTATTTTAGGTGGCAGAAATAAAGGCGGGAATTTCGTTGACCTAACTGTTTTGTTGTCCCAAACAACGAAACACGTCGTTGCTATGGGAGAATGCCGAGAGATGATAGCCCATGCTTTATCGGGAACAATTCCTTTAACTTTAGCCAAGGATTTAAAGGAAGCGGTATATATAGCTCAAACTCTAGCACGGGATGGAGATACTATTTTATTGTCTCCGGGATGTGCCAGTTTTGATCAATTTCAAAGTTTTGAAGAAAGGGGAGCTTATTTTAAGCTGTTGATCGGAGAAATGGAGGCTGTGAGGTAAATATGAATCGTAGGGATATGGTAATAACAGCTGTCGTGGTAAATGCGATGTTGTTGATCGCTTTGTTTGTAACATCAAAGCGGGTTGGAGTTAAAGACTATAACGAAGGATACCGTAATTTTGCTGCGACAAAAGTTGCACAAGGCCTTGTTTCTGAGGAAAAGGTGTTAGAAAAGCCTTCAGTTATAGAAGCACCTGTCCGTCCTGTAGTTAAGGAAACTTTAGCTACACAATTTATTGAAAGTAAACCTGTTATCGTAACGACTCTTCCTGTGCCTGTAGTGAGCGAATCTCCTGAGTCTGTTATTACAACTGTTCCGTCACAGCCTGTTAACGAGACCCTTAAAGAGGAACAAGCAGTTTATGCTACCGTCGTAGTCAAGAAGGGAGATTTTCTTGAGCGTATTGCTAAAGCTAATCATACTACTGTTGCGAAATTAATGCAGATCAATGATCTCACTACCACTCAACTTAAAATTGGACAGGTCATTAAAGTACCTATACTTCAAGAGATAGGCAGTCAAAAAAATTCTCAAATGAATGTTTCTAACTCCGAAAATTATTATACAGTCCAAGAAGGAGATAGTC is a window from the Chlamydia serpentis genome containing:
- the murD gene encoding UDP-N-acetylmuramoyl-L-alanine--D-glutamate ligase, with the protein product MYQRILVLGTGITGKSVSKFLYKQGHYVLGADNSLESLTSTEGLHERLFIETDDFPGDIDLVVRSPGIKPYHPWVEQALRFNIPVVTDIQVALKTPEFQQYPSLGITGSNGKTTTTLFLVHLLNTLGIPALAMGNIGLPILNQMIHPGIRVVEISSFQLATQDEDIPTLSGAVLLNFSPNHLDYHGNLDTYLDAKLRIKKCLKQARAFWLGMECSSGNLYQSYSEEIQNILDKGDALKPIYLHDRDNYCAAYALANEVSCIPSKDFLKAVQTFKKPAHRLEYLGEKHCVHYINDSKATTVNAVEKALMAIGKNIIVILGGRNKGGNFVDLTVLLSQTTKHVVAMGECREMIAHALSGTIPLTLAKDLKEAVYIAQTLARDGDTILLSPGCASFDQFQSFEERGAYFKLLIGEMEAVR
- a CDS encoding lytic transglycosylase, translated to MNRRDMVITAVVVNAMLLIALFVTSKRVGVKDYNEGYRNFAATKVAQGLVSEEKVLEKPSVIEAPVRPVVKETLATQFIESKPVIVTTLPVPVVSESPESVITTVPSQPVNETLKEEQAVYATVVVKKGDFLERIAKANHTTVAKLMQINDLTTTQLKIGQVIKVPILQEIGSQKNSQMNVSNSENYYTVQEGDSPWTIALRNHIRLDDLLKMNDLDEYKARRLKPGDQLRIR
- a CDS encoding UDP-N-acetylmuramoyl-tripeptide--D-alanyl-D-alanine ligase, producing MRTVLLEDWVSLMLSDVSCPKSNKKISGFAIDSRQVQPGDLFFALPGIRTDGHQFLKHAAQSGAVAAVVSSEYQGDSFGLLLIRVQDPKCALQEAGNSQYNLFRGNLIGITGSIGKTTTKEFSKTLLSSIYKIHASPKSYNSQLTVPLSLLMAEGDEDFIILEMGVSEPGNMRDLLNIVQPEIAVITQINDQHAVNFPEGIQGIIREKSLILEKSKVQLLPKDSLCFSDLWHRSFRAEKFSFSFNDPLADFYYKAMSRESVVIHTPNEDYHLPIAFSYKPAYSNLLIAVALSWILDIPEESIIGSLSTLKLPPMRFEHSIRNGIQVINDAYNACPEAMMAALDSLPLPSDGGKTILILGHMAELGIYSEAGHALIAEKAASLGHMIFFIGEKWIPVQHLLKNYSCEVNFFSSAQDIKDLLKAVVRHGDVILLKGSRSLALESLLACF
- the mraY gene encoding phospho-N-acetylmuramoyl-pentapeptide-transferase — encoded protein: MISLIPIFLKQSLFFSLALTVMTALLFTLALGMPIIKWLQKKEYRDYVNKEHCEKLEILHKDKAKVPTGGGILLFISLFFSILLWLPWGKVSTWFFIILMTCYAALGWYDDRIKIKRKKGHGLKAKYKFIVQIFIASLTLICLPYIYGSTEPLFALKIPFIPGLISMPFWIGKFFCLGLALIAIIGTNNAVNLTDGLDGLAAGTMSLAALGFIFVALQSITMPIAQDIAYVLAALLGSCIGFLWYNGFPAQLFMGDTGSLLLGGLLGSCAVILRAECILVIIGGVFVAEAGSVILQVASSRLRKKRIFLCSPLHHHYEYQGIAETKIVMRFWICSFICTGLGIAAVLWK